One region of Bacillus zhangzhouensis genomic DNA includes:
- the yhbH gene encoding sporulation protein YhbH — protein sequence MSRQEKSQFIVSQEDWSLHRKGYDDQQRHQKKVKEAIKNNLPDLVTEESIIMSNGKEVVKIPIRSLDEYKIRYNYDKNKHVGQGDGDSEVGDVVARDGSDSKGKGQGAGDQAGEDYYEAEVSLMDLEEALFRELELPNLKQKELDDIIVEQIEFNDIRKTGLTGNIHKKRTMLSAFKRNAMTGSPSFYPIYPEDIKYKTWNEVTKPESKAVVLAMMDTSGSMGLWEKYMARSFFFWMTRFLRTKYETVDIEFIAHHTEAKVVDEEHFFSRGESGGTICSSVYRKALELIDERYPPSRYNIYPFHFSDGDNLTSDNARCVKLVSEIMKKANLFCYGEVNQYNRHSTLMSAYKHILDEKFKHYILKQKSDVFLALKKFFQQEEVHS from the coding sequence ATGTCGCGGCAAGAAAAAAGTCAGTTTATTGTGTCTCAGGAAGACTGGTCCCTCCATCGAAAAGGTTATGACGACCAGCAGCGTCATCAGAAAAAAGTCAAAGAAGCAATTAAAAATAATTTGCCGGATCTTGTCACAGAAGAAAGCATCATCATGTCGAACGGAAAAGAGGTTGTTAAAATTCCAATCCGTTCATTAGATGAATATAAAATTCGGTATAACTACGACAAAAATAAGCATGTCGGTCAAGGGGATGGAGACAGCGAGGTTGGCGATGTTGTTGCGCGTGACGGTTCAGACAGTAAAGGAAAAGGGCAGGGTGCTGGAGATCAAGCTGGTGAGGATTATTACGAAGCAGAAGTCTCATTAATGGATCTCGAGGAAGCACTATTTCGTGAACTGGAGCTGCCAAACCTCAAGCAAAAGGAGCTTGACGACATCATTGTTGAACAAATTGAGTTTAACGATATTCGCAAAACCGGGTTAACAGGAAATATCCACAAAAAACGAACGATGCTGTCGGCATTTAAACGGAATGCGATGACAGGCAGTCCTTCTTTTTATCCCATCTACCCAGAGGATATCAAGTATAAAACGTGGAATGAAGTGACCAAACCAGAGTCGAAAGCCGTCGTTTTGGCGATGATGGATACGAGTGGAAGTATGGGGCTTTGGGAAAAATATATGGCGAGAAGTTTTTTCTTTTGGATGACACGGTTCTTACGGACAAAGTATGAGACAGTCGATATTGAATTTATTGCTCACCATACTGAGGCGAAGGTGGTAGACGAAGAACATTTCTTCTCACGGGGCGAGAGCGGGGGGACCATTTGCTCGTCTGTCTATCGAAAGGCACTAGAGCTCATAGACGAACGATACCCTCCGTCGCGATATAATATTTATCCTTTTCATTTTTCTGATGGTGACAATTTGACCTCAGACAACGCCCGGTGTGTGAAACTTGTTTCTGAAATCATGAAAAAAGCCAATTTATTTTGCTATGGTGAAGTGAATCAATACAATCGGCATTCTACGTTAATGTCAGCATATAAGCATATTCTGGATGAGAAATTTAAGCATTATATTTTGAAGCAAAAATCAGACGTTTTCCTCGCACTAAAAAAATTTTTTCAGCAGGAAGAAGTTCATTCATAA
- a CDS encoding PrkA family serine protein kinase, producing the protein MDILKKIEQHREEEQRLKWEGTFSDYLDIIKENPLVAQSAHSRVYHMIKDSGIEEENGVRTYKFFDQELFGLEESLERLVEEYFHPAAKRLDVRKRILLLMGPVSGGKSTLVTRLKRGLEEYSLTDHGAVYAIKGCPMHEDPLHLIPQNLREDFYREYGIRVQGNLSPLNMMRLEEEYGGRIEDVRVERIFFSEDKRTGIGTFSPSDPKSQDIADLTGSIDFSTIAEFGSESDPRAYRFDGELNKANRGMMEFQEMLKCDEKFLWHLLSLTQEGNFKAGRFALISADELIVAHTNETEYRSFISNKKNEALHSRIIVMPIPYNLKVTEEERIYHKMISESDVSDVHIAPHTLKVAAMFSILTRLKEPKRSDIDLVKKMRLYDGESVEGFQSADIDEMKKECHDEGMSGIDPRYVINRISSTIIRKNMESINALDVLRSLKEGLDQHPSISSEDRERYLNFISVARKEYDDIAKKEVQKAFVYSYEESAKTLMDNYLDNVEAYCNKNKLRDPLTGEEMNPDEKLMRSIEEQIGISENAKKAFREEILIRISAYARKGKRFDYNSHERLREAIQKKLFADLKDVVKITTSTKTPDEQQLKKVNEVVARLIDEHGYNSTSANELLKYVGSLLNR; encoded by the coding sequence ATGGATATTTTAAAGAAAATCGAACAGCACAGAGAAGAAGAGCAGCGTCTCAAATGGGAAGGCACATTCAGCGATTATTTAGACATTATCAAGGAAAATCCCCTTGTCGCTCAATCTGCTCATTCTCGCGTTTATCATATGATTAAAGACAGCGGGATTGAAGAGGAGAATGGGGTCAGAACCTACAAATTTTTTGATCAGGAGCTGTTTGGGTTAGAGGAATCACTTGAAAGATTAGTGGAGGAATATTTTCACCCTGCTGCAAAGCGGCTAGATGTCAGGAAGCGTATTTTATTACTGATGGGACCAGTAAGCGGGGGGAAATCGACGCTTGTCACTAGATTGAAAAGAGGACTTGAAGAATATTCACTGACAGATCATGGCGCAGTTTATGCGATCAAAGGCTGCCCTATGCATGAAGATCCGCTTCATCTCATTCCGCAAAATCTGCGGGAGGATTTTTATAGAGAATATGGGATTCGTGTGCAGGGGAATTTGTCGCCTCTGAACATGATGAGACTGGAAGAGGAATATGGCGGCAGAATTGAGGATGTTAGGGTTGAGCGGATCTTCTTCTCTGAAGATAAACGGACTGGCATTGGTACCTTTAGTCCGTCTGATCCGAAATCTCAGGACATTGCCGATTTAACAGGCAGCATCGATTTTTCAACCATTGCTGAATTTGGATCAGAGTCAGACCCCCGTGCGTACCGCTTTGATGGAGAACTCAATAAAGCAAACAGAGGGATGATGGAGTTTCAGGAGATGTTAAAGTGTGATGAGAAATTTCTATGGCATCTCCTGTCATTAACGCAGGAAGGAAATTTTAAGGCAGGAAGATTCGCCTTGATTAGTGCAGATGAATTGATCGTCGCCCATACGAATGAAACCGAGTACCGGTCGTTTATCTCAAATAAAAAGAACGAGGCTTTGCATTCAAGAATTATTGTGATGCCTATTCCTTATAACTTAAAAGTCACAGAAGAAGAACGCATTTATCATAAAATGATTTCAGAAAGTGATGTTTCAGATGTGCATATTGCCCCGCATACGTTGAAGGTAGCAGCAATGTTCTCCATTTTGACGAGACTTAAAGAGCCGAAACGTTCTGATATTGATTTGGTGAAAAAAATGCGTCTGTATGACGGAGAAAGTGTCGAAGGCTTCCAATCAGCCGACATTGATGAGATGAAAAAGGAATGTCATGACGAAGGGATGAGCGGAATAGATCCGCGGTATGTGATCAATCGAATTTCATCCACTATCATTCGAAAGAATATGGAATCGATCAATGCACTGGATGTTCTTCGCTCCTTAAAAGAAGGGCTTGATCAGCATCCGTCTATCTCCAGCGAGGACCGGGAGCGTTATTTGAATTTCATTTCAGTCGCGCGAAAAGAGTATGATGATATTGCGAAGAAGGAAGTGCAAAAGGCATTTGTATACTCCTATGAGGAGTCTGCGAAAACGCTGATGGATAATTACTTAGATAATGTCGAGGCTTACTGCAATAAAAACAAGCTACGTGATCCATTAACGGGTGAAGAAATGAATCCTGATGAAAAGCTCATGCGTTCAATTGAGGAGCAGATCGGCATTTCTGAAAACGCCAAAAAAGCATTTAGAGAAGAAATTCTGATTCGTATTTCGGCTTATGCGAGAAAGGGAAAACGCTTTGATTATAATTCGCATGAGAGATTGCGAGAGGCCATTCAGAAGAAGCTGTTTGCTGATCTAAAAGATGTGGTGAAAATTACGACATCGACGAAAACACCGGATGAACAGCAGCTGAAGAAGGTCAATGAAGTAGTGGCTAGATTGATTGATGAGCATGGCTATAATTCAACAAGTGCGAATGAACTTTTAAAATATGTAGGCAGTCTTCTGAATCGTTAA
- a CDS encoding efflux RND transporter periplasmic adaptor subunit, producing MNRGRLLLTNIIGFIVILAIIAGGAYYYYESTNFVKTDEAKVTGDMYQITAPAAGQIKGWDINEGDKVQKDSTVAKVEGETKTNIKAVADGTLVKKEVQNNQQVQPGTVLGETIDLSKLYITANIKETDIKNIEKGDKVDIVVDGDPDTTFEGTVEQIGYATNSTFNMLPATNSSGNYTKVTQKVAVKISIKNPSDKVLPGMNASVKISS from the coding sequence ATGAACAGAGGGCGTTTATTGCTAACGAACATTATTGGCTTTATTGTGATTCTTGCCATTATTGCAGGAGGTGCTTATTACTACTACGAAAGCACAAACTTTGTCAAAACAGACGAGGCAAAAGTGACAGGTGACATGTATCAAATTACAGCACCAGCAGCTGGACAAATCAAAGGCTGGGATATCAATGAAGGTGACAAAGTGCAAAAAGACAGCACAGTTGCAAAAGTTGAAGGTGAAACAAAAACAAACATTAAAGCAGTGGCTGATGGCACATTAGTCAAAAAAGAAGTACAAAACAATCAACAAGTGCAGCCTGGTACAGTTCTTGGTGAAACCATTGATTTAAGCAAGCTTTACATCACAGCCAATATTAAAGAAACAGATATTAAAAACATTGAAAAAGGCGACAAAGTCGATATCGTTGTAGATGGAGATCCTGATACAACATTTGAAGGAACTGTTGAACAAATTGGTTATGCGACAAACTCAACATTCAATATGCTACCAGCAACTAATTCAAGTGGTAACTATACAAAAGTAACGCAAAAAGTAGCAGTGAAAATTTCAATTAAAAATCCATCAGACAAAGTACTACCAGGTATGAATGCTTCTGTCAAAATTTCATCTTAA
- a CDS encoding ABC transporter ATP-binding protein has protein sequence MTIAIDIVDKSFWNDKQTIRVLEDLRLSIIPGEFVTVIGPSGCGKSTLLKIIGGLDTAYDGQVLIGDRQVTEPGMKQGFIFQEHRLFPWLTVEENIAANFNLKQQDVRRKVDELIEIVRLKGFEHAYPHELSGGMSQRVAIARVLLRDPEILLLDEPFGALDAFTRKHLQDVLLDIWQEKKTTMMLVTHDIDESIYLGKEIVLLQARPGRIHKILPVNLPFPRDRTSTAFQSLRQKVFSEFEKTDELLLTDGSGI, from the coding sequence ATGACGATTGCAATTGATATTGTGGATAAATCCTTTTGGAACGACAAACAGACCATTCGGGTACTTGAAGACTTGAGATTGAGTATCATTCCCGGTGAATTTGTTACAGTGATAGGTCCAAGTGGATGTGGAAAAAGTACATTGCTAAAGATCATAGGCGGGCTCGACACAGCGTATGACGGGCAAGTTTTAATAGGAGACAGACAGGTCACAGAACCAGGAATGAAACAGGGCTTTATCTTTCAGGAACACCGCCTGTTTCCATGGCTGACAGTCGAAGAAAACATAGCGGCCAATTTTAATTTAAAACAACAGGATGTACGTCGCAAAGTGGATGAATTGATTGAAATTGTTCGATTAAAAGGATTTGAACACGCTTATCCACATGAGCTTTCAGGAGGAATGTCACAACGAGTTGCCATTGCGAGAGTGCTCCTTCGTGACCCGGAAATCTTGTTGCTTGATGAACCATTTGGTGCGCTGGATGCATTCACACGAAAACATTTGCAGGATGTGTTGCTGGACATTTGGCAGGAGAAAAAAACAACGATGATGCTTGTTACCCATGATATTGATGAATCGATTTATTTAGGAAAGGAAATTGTGCTCTTACAAGCGAGACCTGGCCGAATCCATAAAATTCTTCCTGTGAACCTGCCATTTCCGCGTGATAGAACGTCAACCGCTTTTCAAAGCTTAAGACAAAAGGTGTTTTCAGAATTTGAGAAAACAGATGAATTGTTACTAACCGATGGATCAGGGATTTAG
- the ssuD gene encoding FMNH2-dependent alkanesulfonate monooxygenase, whose protein sequence is MNILWFIPTHGDGRYLGSAKGARRADYPYFKQIAQAADQLGYTGVLLPTGRSCEDPWLTAAALAAETTHLKFLVALRPGLMQPSVAARMTSTLDRLSGGRLLINVVAGGSKKELEGDGLFISHDERYEATEEFLTIWKRLLKGENVQFHGKHLQAKNGRLLFPPAQTPHPPVFFGGSSGAGIQAAAKHTDVYLTWGEPPAQVKEKIAQVKKHAEKEGRTVKFGIRLHVIVRDTEEEAWQAAEHLIRHLDQKTIDEAQKVLQGMDSVGQRRMVELHQGRKDKLEVSPNLWAGIGLVRGGAGTALVGDPQTVAERIIEYQSLGIDTFIFSGYPHLEEAYYLAELVFPLLPFKKPGDTGLSVPAGEIIGNNHFPDAASAASSS, encoded by the coding sequence ATGAATATCTTATGGTTTATCCCAACGCATGGAGACGGCCGTTATTTAGGATCAGCGAAAGGGGCAAGACGGGCAGACTATCCATATTTTAAACAGATTGCTCAAGCAGCTGATCAGCTTGGTTATACAGGGGTCTTGCTGCCTACTGGGAGGTCATGTGAAGATCCATGGCTGACGGCAGCTGCTTTAGCTGCTGAAACCACTCATTTAAAGTTCCTCGTGGCTCTTAGACCAGGGCTTATGCAGCCGTCTGTTGCTGCTAGAATGACTTCTACATTAGATCGTCTTTCAGGTGGGAGACTGCTGATTAATGTGGTAGCAGGGGGAAGTAAAAAGGAGCTTGAAGGAGATGGGCTTTTCATTTCTCATGATGAACGCTATGAGGCAACAGAAGAGTTTTTGACGATTTGGAAGCGGTTATTGAAAGGAGAAAATGTACAATTTCATGGCAAACATCTACAAGCGAAAAATGGCCGGCTGTTATTCCCTCCAGCTCAAACACCCCATCCACCAGTCTTTTTTGGCGGATCATCAGGAGCAGGAATTCAAGCGGCTGCCAAGCATACAGATGTCTATTTAACTTGGGGCGAACCGCCTGCACAAGTAAAAGAGAAAATTGCCCAAGTGAAGAAACACGCTGAAAAGGAAGGAAGAACGGTGAAATTTGGCATTCGTCTTCATGTGATTGTGAGAGATACCGAAGAGGAGGCCTGGCAGGCAGCGGAACATCTGATTCGTCATTTAGATCAGAAAACAATTGATGAGGCGCAAAAAGTTTTACAGGGGATGGATTCAGTAGGTCAAAGACGAATGGTAGAATTGCACCAAGGGAGGAAAGACAAACTTGAAGTCAGCCCAAATCTTTGGGCAGGCATTGGGTTAGTACGCGGCGGTGCAGGAACAGCACTCGTCGGAGACCCGCAAACAGTAGCAGAACGTATCATAGAATACCAGTCTCTAGGCATTGATACATTTATATTTTCTGGATATCCACACCTAGAAGAAGCGTATTATTTAGCAGAGCTTGTTTTCCCGCTCCTTCCATTCAAGAAACCTGGGGATACAGGACTCTCTGTGCCAGCTGGTGAAATCATTGGGAACAATCATTTTCCAGATGCAGCCTCTGCTGCTAGTTCCTCATAA
- the trmL gene encoding tRNA (uridine(34)/cytosine(34)/5-carboxymethylaminomethyluridine(34)-2'-O)-methyltransferase TrmL encodes MGLHVVLYQPEIPANTGNIARTCAATNTTLHLIRPLGFSTDDKMLKRAGLDYWKYANVVYHDSLDELFEAHPKGQFFYITKFGQKPHTTFDYSQLGEDYFFVFGRETSGLPKDLIAQNMDRCLRLPMTEHVRSLNLSNTAAILVYEALRQQQYRDLI; translated from the coding sequence TTGGGACTTCATGTCGTTTTATATCAACCAGAGATTCCAGCTAATACTGGAAATATTGCGCGTACATGTGCAGCAACAAATACAACCCTTCATCTGATTCGTCCGCTTGGTTTTTCAACAGATGACAAAATGCTGAAGCGTGCAGGACTTGATTATTGGAAATATGCCAATGTGGTCTATCATGATTCACTTGATGAATTGTTTGAGGCTCATCCGAAGGGGCAATTTTTCTATATCACAAAATTTGGCCAAAAGCCGCATACGACATTTGATTACTCTCAGCTAGGTGAAGACTATTTCTTCGTGTTTGGCAGAGAGACAAGTGGATTGCCAAAAGATTTGATTGCACAGAATATGGACCGTTGTCTTCGTTTACCGATGACAGAGCATGTTCGTTCTCTGAATTTGTCGAATACGGCAGCCATTCTTGTATATGAGGCACTTCGCCAGCAGCAGTATCGCGATCTCATATAA
- the queG gene encoding tRNA epoxyqueuosine(34) reductase QueG has product MHVGELKEELIQYAKEIGVDKIRFASADTFDSLKDRLILHESLGYLSGFEEPDIEKRTNPSLLLPKAKSIVAIALAYPSKMKDAPRSTKDARRGIFCRASWGTDYHVVLKKKLDMLEEFLRSKHVDIRTKSMVDTGELSDRAVAERAGIGFSAKNCMIITPEFGSYVYLAEMITNVPFEPDEKIEDQCGTCNKCVDSCPTGALVNPGQLNSQRCISFLTQTKGFLPDEFRSKIGNRLYGCDTCQTVCPINKGKDFHLHPEMEPDPEIAKPLLKPLLTISNREFKEKYGHVSGSWRGKKPIQRNAILALAHFKDTSALPVLIELMHKDPRPVIRGTAAWAIGKIGDDQQLPELEKALERESDEEAKEEIMKGIELLQTPLNTK; this is encoded by the coding sequence ATTCATGTTGGAGAATTAAAAGAAGAATTGATTCAATATGCGAAAGAAATTGGTGTCGATAAAATTCGATTTGCAAGTGCCGATACATTTGATTCATTAAAGGACCGCCTTATCTTACATGAATCGTTAGGGTATTTGTCAGGCTTTGAAGAGCCTGATATTGAAAAGCGGACAAACCCTTCTTTGCTGCTTCCGAAGGCCAAATCAATTGTTGCAATAGCGCTCGCGTATCCTTCCAAAATGAAAGATGCTCCTCGAAGTACTAAGGATGCGAGAAGGGGGATCTTTTGCCGGGCTTCATGGGGAACGGATTATCATGTCGTGCTGAAAAAAAAGCTTGATATGCTCGAGGAATTTTTACGAAGCAAACATGTCGATATACGGACAAAATCAATGGTGGATACAGGAGAATTGTCTGATCGTGCTGTAGCGGAACGTGCTGGCATTGGTTTTAGTGCAAAGAACTGTATGATTATCACACCAGAGTTTGGGTCTTATGTGTATTTGGCTGAAATGATCACAAATGTCCCGTTTGAACCGGATGAGAAAATTGAAGACCAGTGCGGAACATGCAATAAATGTGTGGATTCGTGTCCAACGGGTGCGCTTGTGAATCCAGGACAGCTGAATTCTCAGCGGTGCATTTCATTTTTAACGCAGACAAAAGGGTTTTTACCTGACGAATTTCGTTCGAAAATAGGGAATCGATTGTACGGGTGTGATACGTGTCAAACTGTTTGCCCGATCAATAAAGGAAAAGACTTTCATCTGCACCCTGAAATGGAGCCGGACCCTGAAATTGCGAAACCGCTGTTAAAGCCGCTTCTGACGATCAGCAATCGTGAGTTTAAGGAAAAATACGGTCATGTTTCAGGTTCATGGCGGGGGAAAAAGCCCATTCAGCGGAATGCAATTTTGGCACTCGCTCATTTTAAAGATACATCTGCCTTACCAGTGTTAATTGAGTTGATGCACAAGGATCCAAGGCCGGTCATTCGGGGAACGGCTGCTTGGGCGATTGGTAAAATTGGCGATGATCAGCAGCTCCCAGAGCTGGAAAAGGCCCTTGAGCGGGAAAGTGATGAAGAAGCGAAAGAGGAGATTATGAAAGGGATTGAGCTTTTACAGACACCTTTAAATACTAAATAA
- a CDS encoding aliphatic sulfonate ABC transporter substrate-binding protein yields MKKIIIFLSLLLVLAGCDQAADGSENKVKEIRIGIQQSLSPLLLAKEKGWFEQSFEKEGVKVKWVEFQSGPPQFEGLAANQLDFSQVGNSPVIAGQAAGIDFKEIGLSQDGLKANGILVNTNSKIQNVEDLKGKKIAVAKGSSGFDFLYKVLDQAGLSAKDVHIIQLQPDEAISAFENGSVDAWSIWEPFLSLETIEKGAKLLVNGEATDLYSPGFTLVRTHFADQHPELVVKFLKVYDHAVKWQKAHQEEAVTLYARLKNLDQKVVTQVLNNTEPLNKPISKKIINAQQHTADFQYKTKAIQRKIDVNQVVDNSFIEKMLKEEMDE; encoded by the coding sequence ATGAAAAAGATCATTATCTTTTTGAGTCTTCTACTTGTTTTAGCAGGATGTGATCAAGCAGCAGACGGCTCAGAAAACAAGGTCAAAGAAATTAGGATTGGGATTCAGCAAAGCTTGAGCCCGTTGCTTTTAGCAAAGGAAAAAGGGTGGTTTGAACAATCATTTGAAAAAGAAGGAGTGAAGGTAAAGTGGGTGGAGTTTCAAAGTGGTCCTCCCCAATTTGAAGGACTTGCTGCAAATCAATTAGATTTTTCACAAGTTGGAAACTCACCTGTCATAGCAGGTCAGGCAGCGGGTATTGATTTTAAGGAAATTGGTTTATCTCAGGATGGGCTGAAAGCGAACGGTATTTTAGTGAATACGAACAGTAAGATTCAAAACGTAGAAGACTTAAAAGGGAAAAAGATTGCTGTCGCTAAAGGAAGCAGTGGCTTTGACTTTTTATACAAAGTATTAGATCAGGCAGGTTTATCTGCCAAGGATGTTCACATCATTCAGCTTCAGCCAGATGAAGCAATATCTGCTTTTGAAAATGGGTCTGTTGATGCTTGGTCGATCTGGGAGCCGTTCTTATCACTTGAAACGATAGAGAAGGGAGCAAAGCTGCTGGTGAATGGGGAAGCAACCGATTTATATTCTCCAGGTTTCACACTTGTTCGAACTCATTTTGCTGATCAGCATCCTGAACTAGTGGTGAAATTTTTAAAGGTATATGACCATGCGGTGAAGTGGCAGAAAGCACATCAAGAAGAGGCGGTTACTCTATATGCGCGTTTAAAAAATTTAGATCAGAAGGTCGTCACACAAGTATTAAATAATACGGAACCACTCAATAAGCCCATCTCAAAGAAGATCATCAATGCTCAGCAGCATACCGCTGATTTTCAATATAAAACAAAGGCGATCCAGCGGAAAATTGATGTCAATCAGGTTGTAGACAATTCGTTTATAGAAAAAATGCTAAAAGAGGAGATGGATGAATGA
- a CDS encoding ABC transporter permease, which yields MKAISNPALASKIEQTKKKRRKALSLYQLKGLVLPVLLIALWQIIAGAQIVSSTVLPAPVLIAESFLDLFRSGELFGHLYISLYRAICGFLLGGGLGLMLGICVGFSKKTEQYVDPTLQMLRTVPHLAVTPLFILWFGFDETAKILLIALGAFFPIYINTFLGIRSVDNQLFDVTRALEFNLYQSITKLILPAALPHILLGVRLSLGIAWLGLVVAELMGSSSGVGYMIMDARQFSQTDKVFVGIIIFAVVGKLTDSFVRLLEKRLLKWRTSYQGE from the coding sequence ATGAAAGCTATTTCGAACCCGGCTTTAGCATCTAAAATTGAGCAGACAAAGAAAAAAAGGAGAAAAGCTTTATCTTTATATCAGTTAAAGGGACTGGTATTACCTGTTCTACTTATTGCGCTTTGGCAGATCATTGCTGGTGCTCAAATCGTCTCTTCCACTGTACTTCCTGCGCCTGTCTTGATTGCAGAATCTTTTCTAGATTTATTTCGTTCTGGTGAACTGTTTGGCCATCTTTACATCAGCCTTTATCGAGCGATATGTGGATTTTTACTTGGGGGAGGCTTAGGTCTTATGCTGGGCATATGCGTAGGGTTTTCTAAAAAAACAGAACAGTATGTAGATCCGACCTTGCAAATGCTGAGAACCGTTCCACATTTAGCGGTCACTCCTTTATTCATCCTATGGTTTGGCTTTGATGAAACGGCGAAAATTTTATTGATTGCACTCGGGGCTTTTTTTCCGATTTATATTAATACGTTTCTAGGAATTCGCAGTGTAGATAATCAGCTGTTTGATGTGACTCGCGCCTTAGAGTTTAATCTGTATCAAAGCATTACAAAGCTGATTTTACCGGCTGCTCTTCCTCATATTCTTCTGGGCGTGAGGCTGTCATTAGGAATTGCTTGGCTTGGTTTAGTGGTAGCTGAGCTGATGGGTTCAAGCAGCGGTGTCGGCTATATGATTATGGATGCAAGGCAATTCTCTCAAACGGATAAAGTGTTTGTAGGAATTATCATCTTTGCGGTAGTAGGTAAGCTGACAGATTCATTTGTACGTCTGTTAGAAAAGCGCCTGCTCAAGTGGCGCACTAGTTATCAAGGTGAATAA
- a CDS encoding amidase domain-containing protein, translating into MKQLLEKTLEDRLAYLINDRAIKQPQLMSDVEAVERKKELFARRQVEIVKAKAKTKLLDSAIQDDGAQHVQYLAHLTYVCKDADDSFYLEEQMEKREAFLYNNMLVKDRMMLEERQREEYMDERFQTEEQFGRAFHYDRRAAVKYAETYWNKRNPAYKNFEDNCTNFISQCLKAGNAPMRGYPNRGSGWWVRPHTWSYSWTVAHSLKNYLANSKAGLRAKKLKEAHELQIGDVICYDFEGDGRYNHTTIVVDHDKGGMPLVNAQTYDCRMRYWSYEDSTAYTPAIRYMFFHILDDAAKDS; encoded by the coding sequence GTGAAACAATTATTAGAGAAAACTTTAGAAGACAGGCTGGCGTATTTAATCAATGACCGTGCAATCAAACAGCCGCAGCTTATGTCTGATGTGGAAGCAGTAGAGCGGAAAAAAGAGCTTTTTGCTAGAAGACAGGTTGAAATTGTGAAGGCGAAAGCTAAAACAAAACTTCTCGATTCAGCCATTCAAGATGATGGGGCTCAGCATGTACAGTACCTTGCTCATCTCACTTATGTATGCAAGGATGCAGACGATTCTTTTTATTTAGAGGAACAGATGGAAAAAAGAGAAGCGTTCCTTTATAACAACATGCTTGTCAAAGATCGAATGATGCTAGAAGAGCGGCAAAGAGAAGAGTATATGGATGAGCGTTTTCAGACCGAAGAACAATTCGGCAGAGCCTTTCACTATGATCGACGGGCAGCTGTGAAGTATGCAGAGACATACTGGAATAAACGGAATCCAGCCTATAAAAACTTTGAAGATAACTGTACAAATTTTATTTCACAATGTTTGAAAGCAGGGAATGCGCCAATGAGAGGGTATCCAAACCGCGGGTCTGGCTGGTGGGTGCGTCCGCATACGTGGAGCTACAGCTGGACGGTGGCTCATTCGTTGAAAAATTATTTAGCGAATTCAAAAGCGGGTTTGAGGGCAAAGAAACTCAAAGAAGCGCACGAGCTTCAAATTGGTGATGTCATTTGCTACGATTTTGAAGGTGATGGAAGGTATAATCATACAACCATTGTCGTTGATCATGACAAAGGCGGAATGCCTCTTGTGAATGCACAGACGTATGACTGCCGCATGCGTTATTGGTCATACGAGGATTCGACCGCCTACACACCTGCTATTCGATATATGTTTTTTCACATTCTGGACGATGCCGCGAAGGATAGTTAG